The sequence below is a genomic window from Clostridia bacterium.
GTCGAAACCAGCACGGTCGGTATTGACGACCTGACAGCGGGTTTCAAGAAGCCCGCCACCGCAGCTCCCAAGAAACTCGTCAAGGCCGCGGTAGTGAAACCGCCAAAGTTCTATGAAGTGGAGACGATCGTTAATGGCAAGCGCACGGTCGACAAGTTCGAAAACTAAACACTGCCGAAGGAAACTTGTGATGATGACGGAAACCGCCAAGCCGGTAGTTCAAAGGATTCTCGCAGTTGCCATCATGTTCGGCGTTGCAATGCCTGGAGCATTCGCGCAGGCGCAGCCGAGCGGCCAAACTGGAGACGTTCAGGCGCCGGCCGCACAGGTTGACCTCAATCCGCAGCCCACGACCGCACCGGAGACGCAGTCGCTCCACGTACAGGTGGGACGCTCCATCGTCATTAATACGCAGGCACGGTTGCGCCGTGTCCTGGTCAGCAATCAAGCCGTGCTGGACGCACTTACCGTGAATTCCAAGCAGGTTGTCGTCTCCGCCAAGGCTCCCGGCAGCAGCAGCCTCGTCCTATGGGACGAGAACGGACAGGCTCGCATCCTGGACGTTTACGCCGATGTGGATGTCTCCGGGCTCAGAGATTCGCTTCGGCAGGCGTTTCCGAACGAGACGCTACAGGTGGAGCCTGAGCAGGGAAGGATCATTCTCTCCGGCGACGTGAGCACGAAGGCCTCGGCTGACGAAGCACTCAAGATGGCGGGACTGTTCTCGAAGGATGTTGTGAACTCGATGAACGTTGCGCCGCCGGTTCGCGGCCGCCAGATCATGCTGAAGGTTCGCTTCGCCGAAGTGAACCGCAACAAGATAGATGCGTTCGGCATCAACATCCTGAGCACAGGCGCCACCAATACGGTGGGCACCATCTCCACCCAGCAATTCGGCCCGCCCATGCTGGGCACGGCGGGACAAGGCAAGGTTCCGGCGAACACGCTTTCCGTCAGCGATCTGCTGAACGTGTTTTTGTTCCGCCCCGACCTGAACCTCGGCGCGACCATCAAGGCGTTGCAGCAGAAAAATGTTCTGCAAATTCTCGCCGAGCCGAACCTGATGGCGCGCAGCGGCGAGCCAGCACGCTTCCTCGCCGGTGGTGAGTTCCCCTTCCCGGTAGTGCAAGGAGGCGGCGGCAACTTCGCCGCGGTGACGATCCAGTTCCGCCCCTTCGGCGTCCGCCTGGACTTCACCGGCACAGTTGGCGATGACAACGTCATTCGCCTGAAAGTGGCTCCTGAAGTCAGCGCACTGGATTTCTCCAACGCAGTGACCATCTCGGGCTTCACGGTTCCAGCACTCTCAACCCGGCGCGCTGAAACGGAAATCGAGTTGCGCGATGGCCAGACGTTCGGCATCGCCGGCCTGCTCGATCAGAGGACCACGGCACTGTTCAGCAAGGTTCCAGGCATCGGCGATGTGCCGATTCTCGGCCTCCTGTTCCGTTCCAAGCAGGTAACCCGGAGCAACACGGAACTTCTGGTTCTGGTTACACCAACGATCGTTGACCCGCTCACCGGAACTCACGAGCCGGTTGCGGTCCCATCGGCTCCCCTGAAGAACTTAAACCCGAAAGATTTCGATCGCGGAGTGGCGAAGCCGTCTGACAAGGCAACGACCCCCGCGGAATGATCAGGTATGAGGAACCGAAATGAGTAGCCCAGGCTTTGCACTTGCGCGACCGCTTTCTATTGTGACGATCGGCCTCGACAGGGAAATACTTGCGGGGCTGAAACAGGTTGTAAGCTCGCTGAAAGGTTTCGAGTTTATTGCAGAGGTTTCCGCCCAAACACACGAGAAGTCGAACGCCAGCGCCGTCATGGAGAGCTTGCGCCAGCGCAAACCAGACATTTGCGTCATCGACTTCGATAGCAATCGTGAACGATGCGGGACGACAGCCGAGCAAATCCGAAGCCGGCTGCCCGGTGTCGTCGTCTTCGCCCTGTCGGCGGATTCGAATCCCGAGGCCATCATTACGGCCATGCACAGCGGTTGTTCGGAATACCTGTTGAAGCCGCTAAACCGCGACCGCATTGTCGAAGCTCTTAACAAAGTCGACCACAATAAGCGTGGCCGGGAAGCGGTGAAGAAAGCGGCGATGTACACCTTCATCGGCGCCAAGGGCGGTACGGGTGTCACGACCCTTGCGACCCATCTTGCGACCTTCGCCGCGAAATCCGGCGCAAGAACGCTGCTGATCGATCACCACACTGATCTTGGCGACATCTGCGTTTACCTGAGCCTGGGCGAGCACCTGTACGATTTCTATGAACTGGTACACAACACTCACCGAATGGATGCGGACCTGCTGCAAGGCTTCATCGTGCGTCATGCCTCGGGAGTTGAAGTCCTCGCTTCTCCGAGCGCAATGGGGACGACGACGCAGGTTTCACCGGCGGCACTGGAAGCTACCCTCGCGTTTCTCAAGCAGATCTATGACGTTATCCTCATCGACTGCGCTCCGGGATTGAGCGCTCTCAACGTAAGCGCTATCGAACGCTCGGACGCCGTATACCTGATTGCGACGCCGGAACTGCCCTCGATCCGAAACCTCAGCCGGTATCTCGAGCACCTGAGGCAGTACAACTGTCCGGAGGAAAAGATTCGCATCGTCGTCAACCGGTACTCGAAGCGGGCAAGCATCACGCAGCAACAGGTCGAGAAAGCGGTTCGCATGCAGGTTGCGCTCGTGGTGCCGAACGACTACGCAAACATTCTTGAGGCCATCAACATGGGAACGCCAATCCCGCCCGACACAAAGAGCGAATTGGCAACGACCTTCCGCGACTGGACCGCGGCGCTGCTGGGCACCAAGCCGCAGAACGTGGCTCAAGAGCCGAAACGCCGGTTCGCCGCGATGTTTGGCATTTAACAGCAATCTTGAAAGGGCGGTGAACGGAATGAGCACTGGGTTAGGATTCGCAACCAGGCTGGCGGTTCGGGCGGATCAGAGCGTAGGAACGGAACTGACACCGAAGGCCTATCAGGAACTCAAGTCGTCGCTGCACAGAGATCTGCTGAGCCGGATCGACCTGGAAAAACTCGCCTACCTGGACGAGAACAGGGCGCGCATCCAGGTGCTGAACGTCATTCAGGACCTCGTTGCACAGCTTGAAACTCCTCTGAGCGCGGTTGAACGCGAGCGTCTTTCCCGCGAAGTCCTGGACGAAGTCTTCGGCCTCGGCCCGCTGGAGCCGCTGTTACAGGACCCGACGATCAACGACATTCTCGTCAATACCCACAAGCTGGTTTATGTGGAACGCGGCGGAATGCTGGAAGAGACTGGAGTCACGTTTAAAGACGATCTCCACCTCATGCACGTCATCGAGAAGATCGTCTCCGCCGTTGGACGCCGCGTGGACGAGTCTTCTCCCATGGTCGACGCCCGCCTGCCGGATGGCTCGCGTGTCAACGTAATCATCCCGCCATTGGCAGTCGATGGTCCGCTGTTGTCGATCCGCCGCTTTGGAGCGATTCCGTTGGAAGCTGAAGACCTGCTCACCAATCGCACTATGACGCCGCAGATGCTTGAGGTGCTGCAGAATGCGATCAAGTCGAGGCTGAACGTCGTCATCTCTGGCGGCACCGGCGCTGGAAAAACGACGCTGCTGAACGTCCTCTCCGCATTCATCTCGGAGAGGGAACGCATTGTCACCATCGAAGATTCTGCCGAATTGCAGATGAAACAGAAGCACGTGGTTCGACTGGAGTGCCGCGCGCCGAATGTCGAAGGCAAAGGCGCGGTGCGCCAGCGGGAACTGGTCATTAACGCGCTTCGTATGCGTCCGGACCGCATCATCGTCGGCGAGGTTCGCGGCGAAGAAGCGCTGGATATGCTTCAGGCCATGAACACCGGCCACGATGGATCGATAACAACGATCCACGCCAACAGCCCGCGCGATGCCATTGCCCGCATGGAAACCATGGCGCTGATGGCAAACCTGAACCTGCCGGAAAAGGCAATCCGGCAGCAGATCGCTTCGGCCGTGGACATCATCATCCAGATATCCCGCCTCAGCGACGGCAGCAGGCGCGTCACCTACGTTACAGAGATTGCCGGCATGGATCACGACGTGGTCAGTATGCAGGACATCTTCCTGTTTGAAAAACGCGGCGTCGGCCTGAATGGCCGCGTCGTTGGCCGCTTCCACTCGAGCGGAGTTATGCCGAGGTTCGCGGAAAAGATCAAGGCTTCAGGCATCACGCTGCCGACCAACGTTTTTGATATGTCGGTTGAGGTGTAGTTCAGAAAGGCCGGGCAATGCTGATTGTGATCCTATTCCTGGTGATCTCGGTTCTGACGTTCGTAGCCGTGTGGTTTGTCACGCGGCCGAGCAAATCCGAAGTCGCGCTCCAGGAACGCCTGCTCAATGTTGTCCGAAACCCACTGGACGCCAGCATTGATTCGGACGACATTCTCAAACGGGAAAGCTACAGCGACCTTCCTCTCGCGGACCTGATTCTTTCCCGTCTTGCGATTACCGAATCGCTGCAGCAACTGATCAAGCAGGCCAACTCGAACTGGACGGTGGGCCGCGTAATCTTCGGCTCCTTGCTGCTGCTTGCGGCCGGCAGTTGGATAGCGGGACTCTGGCTGCACAACTTCCCCGTGGGGGCAGTCGTTGGTCTCGTACTTTCTTCCGTACCGTATCTCACGCTTCGCATGAAGCGCGGGGCACGCCTGCGGCGCTTCAACTCGTTGCTGCCGGAAGCCATCGACCTGATGTCACGAGCGCTGCGTGCAGGACACGCCGTAACGGCGGCAATCGAGATGGTCGCCAAAGAGATTTCCGACCCCGTTGGAACGGAGTTTCGCCGCGCGTTTGAAGAGCAGAACTTTGGCCTTCCACTTCGCGAGGCGCTCCTGAACCTCGCCAAGCGCGTCCCGATCGACGACGTCAAGTTCCTGGTTACAGCCATCCTGGTGCAGAAAGAGACCGGCGGCAATCTCGCCGAAGTGCTGGACAAGACGGCTGCTGTGCTTCGCGAACGTATGCGCCTGCTCGGCCAGCTCAGAATTCACACTGCACAAGGCCGGCTGACGGGCTGGATCCTGGGGCTGCTTCCCTTCATCGTCTTCGGGTTGCTGAACTTCATCAACCCTGGCTACGCGCGGATTTTGCTCGAAGATCCTTTGGGGCAAAAGTTGGTGTGGGCAGGCCTGGTGCTCATGGCATTCGGTATTTGGGTGATTCGCAAAATCGTTGATATCAAGGTCTAGCCTCTATGGTCGGATTCATCATTGCCATCTCGGTGACGCTCTTCCTCGGCGTGATGCTGCTGGTGTTCCTGGTCACTTCACGCTCGCCCGTATCGGCACGACTGAAACAGGTAACCAGCGTTGGAGTAGCCACCGTTGAAGAGCAGCCGAAGATCGCCGTCGAAGCGCTTTCCTCGGTTGCGAAGTTGCTCGCCCCGATTCGCAAGGCCATCGGCCTCGCG
It includes:
- a CDS encoding type II and III secretion system protein family protein — protein: MMTETAKPVVQRILAVAIMFGVAMPGAFAQAQPSGQTGDVQAPAAQVDLNPQPTTAPETQSLHVQVGRSIVINTQARLRRVLVSNQAVLDALTVNSKQVVVSAKAPGSSSLVLWDENGQARILDVYADVDVSGLRDSLRQAFPNETLQVEPEQGRIILSGDVSTKASADEALKMAGLFSKDVVNSMNVAPPVRGRQIMLKVRFAEVNRNKIDAFGINILSTGATNTVGTISTQQFGPPMLGTAGQGKVPANTLSVSDLLNVFLFRPDLNLGATIKALQQKNVLQILAEPNLMARSGEPARFLAGGEFPFPVVQGGGGNFAAVTIQFRPFGVRLDFTGTVGDDNVIRLKVAPEVSALDFSNAVTISGFTVPALSTRRAETEIELRDGQTFGIAGLLDQRTTALFSKVPGIGDVPILGLLFRSKQVTRSNTELLVLVTPTIVDPLTGTHEPVAVPSAPLKNLNPKDFDRGVAKPSDKATTPAE
- a CDS encoding AAA family ATPase is translated as MSSPGFALARPLSIVTIGLDREILAGLKQVVSSLKGFEFIAEVSAQTHEKSNASAVMESLRQRKPDICVIDFDSNRERCGTTAEQIRSRLPGVVVFALSADSNPEAIITAMHSGCSEYLLKPLNRDRIVEALNKVDHNKRGREAVKKAAMYTFIGAKGGTGVTTLATHLATFAAKSGARTLLIDHHTDLGDICVYLSLGEHLYDFYELVHNTHRMDADLLQGFIVRHASGVEVLASPSAMGTTTQVSPAALEATLAFLKQIYDVILIDCAPGLSALNVSAIERSDAVYLIATPELPSIRNLSRYLEHLRQYNCPEEKIRIVVNRYSKRASITQQQVEKAVRMQVALVVPNDYANILEAINMGTPIPPDTKSELATTFRDWTAALLGTKPQNVAQEPKRRFAAMFGI
- a CDS encoding CpaF family protein, yielding MSTGLGFATRLAVRADQSVGTELTPKAYQELKSSLHRDLLSRIDLEKLAYLDENRARIQVLNVIQDLVAQLETPLSAVERERLSREVLDEVFGLGPLEPLLQDPTINDILVNTHKLVYVERGGMLEETGVTFKDDLHLMHVIEKIVSAVGRRVDESSPMVDARLPDGSRVNVIIPPLAVDGPLLSIRRFGAIPLEAEDLLTNRTMTPQMLEVLQNAIKSRLNVVISGGTGAGKTTLLNVLSAFISERERIVTIEDSAELQMKQKHVVRLECRAPNVEGKGAVRQRELVINALRMRPDRIIVGEVRGEEALDMLQAMNTGHDGSITTIHANSPRDAIARMETMALMANLNLPEKAIRQQIASAVDIIIQISRLSDGSRRVTYVTEIAGMDHDVVSMQDIFLFEKRGVGLNGRVVGRFHSSGVMPRFAEKIKASGITLPTNVFDMSVEV
- a CDS encoding type II secretion system F family protein encodes the protein MLIVILFLVISVLTFVAVWFVTRPSKSEVALQERLLNVVRNPLDASIDSDDILKRESYSDLPLADLILSRLAITESLQQLIKQANSNWTVGRVIFGSLLLLAAGSWIAGLWLHNFPVGAVVGLVLSSVPYLTLRMKRGARLRRFNSLLPEAIDLMSRALRAGHAVTAAIEMVAKEISDPVGTEFRRAFEEQNFGLPLREALLNLAKRVPIDDVKFLVTAILVQKETGGNLAEVLDKTAAVLRERMRLLGQLRIHTAQGRLTGWILGLLPFIVFGLLNFINPGYARILLEDPLGQKLVWAGLVLMAFGIWVIRKIVDIKV